One Mya arenaria isolate MELC-2E11 chromosome 5, ASM2691426v1 genomic window carries:
- the LOC128235816 gene encoding acetylcholine receptor subunit beta-like has product MLQHEINELTGKVSVTGTLELIWKDEELVWKPDDYNYIYSIMVPISEVWYPPLFIGNPDTTATAFKVEDRSYVRLSSDGTISFYPSGVYSVNSPLDSKYYPYDKQTFGIQFLVPGFINTEVNLIEGTVTYIASSFEGDGGWSLLNLTRAVTLVSQYTSAATFTVSLERKSTFMVVNIILPILFLAVINLLVFVLPPDAGERVSYSVTLLLSLAVFVTLLGDNLPKTSDPLPVLSFYLLATLTLSTLMCVMAILNLSIYHKNEQSRPPKCISVVAGAVLCRNTFLKSQKVEDIAETDIKPTMEKQGAEMKVAIEDNKEVTLSWKDVSYAVDIMCLVAFIIVMFVINIYYLVQLTSQ; this is encoded by the exons ATgttacaacat GAAATAAACGAGCTAACTGGGAAGGTATCGGTAACTGGCACATTGGAATTAATATGGAAAGACGAGGAGCTTGTCTGGAAACCGGATGATTACAActacatttattcaataatgGTTCCCATCTCCGAGGTTTGGTACCCGCCCCTGTTCATTGGCAACCCGGATACCACCGCAACAGCTTTTAAAGTTGAGGACAGGAGCTATGTTCGGCTTTCGTCAGACGGCACAATCTCGTTCTATCCTTCCGGTGTATATTCAGTCAATAGTCCGCTGGATTCGAAATATTACCCCTATGATAAGCAG ACGTTCGGCATTCAATTTCTTGTCCCAGGTTTCATAAACACAGAAGTAAACCTCATTGAAGGAACTGTAACGTATATCGCATCGTCGTTCGAAGGAGACGGCGGATGGTCCCTGTTAAATCTGACAAGAGCGGTGACACTAGTCAGCCAATATACATCAGCAGCTACATTCACTGTCAGCTTAGAGAGAAAGTCGACGTTTATGGTTGTAAACATCATTCTGCCAATATTGTTTCTGGCTGTAATCAACCTGCTAGTGTTTGTACTGCCGCCCGATGCCGGGGAACGGGTATCATACTCCGTGACTCTACTCCTGTCGTTAGCAGTGTTTGTGACATTGCTTGGAGATAACCTGCCGAAAACGTCAGACCCGCTCCCCGTGCTTAGCTTTTATCTGTTAGCAACCCTGACCCTCAGCACGCTCATGTGTGTTATGGCCATCCTGAATCTTTCAATATACCATAAAAATGAGCAATCTCGACCACCAAAGTGCATTTCAGTCGTAGCTGGTGCAGTACTTTGCCGAAATACATTTCTCAAGTCTCAGAAAGTTGAAGACATTGCCGAAACCGACATTAAACCGACAATGGAGAAACAAGGTGCAGAAATGAAGGTAGCAATCGAAGACAACAAGGAAGTAACGCTCAGCTGGAAGGATGTTAGTTACGCTGTTGATATTATGTGCTTAGTGgcatttataattgttatgtttgttatcaATATCTACTACCTTGTACAGTTAACATCACAATAG